In Ciconia boyciana chromosome 14, ASM3463844v1, whole genome shotgun sequence, the genomic stretch CTTGCTATTGtacatttagttttctttctgtaacgTAAGGAATTTGTTCTTGTCAAAGTTTAATTTCGTCTTCTCAAAGTAGCGTTATTGCGAATCCCTCCAAGCATAATGTATATGCTGAGAAAACCACAGTAGACCTTGACTTCTGCAGGATCCCAGTTAATGCACATGGGCTCTGGTTAAACTCCTTTtagcatgctttttttccccattttattGGTATTCACCTTGCAGGAATTCTGTGGACACAATGTTCCTATAGCTTGTGAGCTATATAGCTTGACTTATTTCTTCTTGAATGGGAGACCACAAGACTacattcctgtatttttaaacaactggCTGTCTTATGTTATCTGTCTGATGTaagaaatcatttttaaaaatgctctgtTTGCCATTTCCTGTAAATGTTAAGGCAGATACTTTTCTTGTTCACTGTGTTTCATTCCTTCAGTGATCCCTATTTCTTGCTTTCAAAGGATCAGAGATTAGCACAGCTCGAAAACAAACTCACATGGTATTACAGGGTTCACTACACTGTTTAGTTTCATGATTTATATTGTTTagtcttttttcctgttaaatctCTCAGCAACTGGAGGAAGTGAGACAATTTGTGTGTCTCAACTTGGGCGTTTTTCTACCTGTGTAACAAGactgtccccttcccccttcacTTCAATTTTGTGTAATATTGAccttaattaaaagaaacatgaaaaaataacaaaggcaGTAAAATCAAGTAAACTTTACATtgaacttttccatttttttagagcttgagcattttcttcttctagctACCGTTTTGTATTGTGTTCTTGTTATGCTGTGTGATCCATTAAATTTTATAGCTGCGCTATGTAATTAAATTTGCTGTGAAAAGATAGTCTATAGTTGTCTTTCTAACTTCAGTGTTTGCTTAGGGTTTTTGTagtttgcagaaaaatatttgcaaaatttaaCAAGTAATTTTTATCTTTGAGTGCTTGGCAAGTGTGATGTAAGAGCATAAAATTTTGTAAGAATCTGTGTGGAGTAACTTACTTGTAATTACAGGTTGACAAGGTAACAGGCAGAGTAAATGGCCAGTTCAAAACGTATGCCATTTGTGGAGCAATTCGTAGAATGGTAGGTATTTTCTTGAGCTACAAAATGATTGTGCTTCTTTTTATATTGATTAGTAATTTTTTAGATTTATATTTGGCCCTGAAAACGTAATGTGCCTTCAGCTCATTCTAGAGGAAGAGCTTTTGTGGGATAATGAAGACAGAGTGAAGATGTGAACAAATTCACTTGCAAGAATCAGTTCCTTCTGGTTTTTTCCTCAATCCTTTTGGTTTGTagaattatttatgtttatatttttttaaaatcactgaagGATgcaagtggatttttttccttttaaaaatgtaccaAGCTACTAATATCTGGCTTTTATCTGTTGTTTACAATTATTGGAGATGATACTACCGTGACTTAAATTTGTTAAACATGGTGTGAAGCTTCCTAGAGTTCATCAGAAATCTTCTTACCCAGAAATATATCTTGTTAATGCAAGTGTATACGTTATCAAGTTAAAACTATTTCTTATTCTAAAGGATGACAAATAATTTAACagcttattttgaaaacactAATCTGTGCATAAAAAATGCAGTGATCTGTGGAAGGCATTGTGCATTTCACTACCAGCATTAAATGCTGCAGCTGCGTCTCTTTTTAATGTGTATCAGCAAGTATTTGGTCACTTCAGaatcatcttttatttttttaaagggtgaATCAGATGACTCCATTCTGCGCCTGGCAAAAAATGATGGAATTGTTTCCAAGTACGTATGTTTATCTTATGCTCTAACTCTTGCAGGGGTAGTGTCTATACCCAAATCTAACTTTTAGGATGAAAATGTATACACTGTATTTATAGGATGATTACACAGTTGgtcaaaaatatttacttgagCTGTTGAAGCAAACTGGTTTGTAAcaatgtttgtttcattttcttttaggaaCTTCTAACTGGAGGAACTCTGGTATGGAACATCTGatgtaaaataaacagttcAAACCTATATTGTGCTATGTCTTTTGTTGAAGTCATAAACATTGGTGGATTTATTATAGCTAGTCTGAAAAGAGTTAGAAATGTGTGTCTTCAAAAGATATACAGATTCTGATTATGAATTCTTAAAACAAATCAGCTTGTAAAGCAGTGCCAGAGTTGAAAATCAAGGACTTCCACTTCACTCTTTGGTTCActatctttcttttccagatttAGTAAGTTTTGCAATTGTAGCTCAATTCCTTTTTTGGTCTGTAATGGAACATTTTGCAATGTAGCAACGTAATtcagcttgctgctttttcactggaGAAACTAAGGGGATTCTTTTGGTTATGATGTCAACGTCTAGTGGTTTTTCTGCTGATAGAGGCTCACAATATTTATTGTGCCACTGACACATTCTTTAAGTGAATTactaaaactggaaaactgTCTTATCAGAAATGCTTCTTGGCATGCTAGCAGATTCATTGCCATGTGAGAGAGACTCTTAAAGTTTTACCTTTTTACTCTTATGTAAGACCTTGATGctgaaaagcagggaaattAAGGAGAAATAACTCGGAATATTTGGCAATACTTTAAGAAATTACTTAGTAGCCCTTTAAGGGCTAGATAGACTTTCTACCTGTTGATGCGTTATTTTTGTTAGCTATCTTACTAGCGGAATCAAGGGAGGATGCAAGCAGTTTGAATGATACTACATCTGCTGACATTGCCTCTCTTCTCTGCCAGTTCCCTGTCTCTGGCTAATTTCCATCACTTCACGCTTCTGACATAGCTCAAGTTTTTATAATGTAGTTTAAAGGAGTTGCTTCAAGGTTTTACCTGTTGTACTTCAGGTGTTTAATTTGAACTGGTTGGTTTTCTGATAATGTAAAGCTTCTGAAGCAgtt encodes the following:
- the RPS21 gene encoding small ribosomal subunit protein eS21, coding for MQNDAGEFVDLYVPRKCSASNRIIGAKDHASIQINISEVDKVTGRVNGQFKTYAICGAIRRMGESDDSILRLAKNDGIVSKNF